The Vicia villosa cultivar HV-30 ecotype Madison, WI unplaced genomic scaffold, Vvil1.0 ctg.002324F_1_1, whole genome shotgun sequence genome includes a window with the following:
- the LOC131638517 gene encoding uncharacterized protein LOC131638517 encodes MLETIEERKKQEKKDGDEVKYAHAGDSYSEDVILMENTQSSNEQTKTWHLDSGCSNHMTGNKNWFTKLDESVKKVIKFADGRHVRLGGKGNIYVVRNDGRKANIIDMLYVPLMTSNLITIDQLLAKGYNLMVEKNQMKV; translated from the coding sequence ATGCTCGAGACTATCGAAGAAAGAAAGAAGCAGGAGAAAAAAGATGGTGATGAAGTGAAATATGCTCATGCTGGAGATAGTTATTCTGAGGATGTGATACTAATGGAAAATACGCAATCGAGCAATGAGCAAACCAAAACGTGGCACCTAGATTCAGGATGCAGCAACCACATGACTGGTAATAAAAACTGGTTCACCAAGTTAGATGAATCAGTCAAGAAAGTGATCAAGTTTGCAGATGGCAGACACGTCAGATTAGGTGGTAAAGGAAACATATATGTGGTTAGAAATGATGGTCGAAAAGCCAACATCATTGATATGTTGTATGTACCTTTGATGACAAGTAACTTGATAACCATAGATCAATTGCTTGCGAAAGGGTACAACTTGATGGTAGAAAAGAATCAGATGAAAGTATAA
- the LOC131638516 gene encoding putative calcium-transporting ATPase 13, plasma membrane-type — MTLTLFTNTYTTHNQKRWHNAFITIYCSRAFNKPKITPIPTFTVLDINSPHSFTIDQQTLIHLVKDKNIETLHAHAGGLEGIASSLQTNTEFGINHDSEDIAIRKQVFGSNTYKKPPSKSFIHFVLEAFKDVTILILLVCASLSLGFGIKEHGIKEGWYDGGSIFLAVFIVISMSSISNFKQNKQFDKLSQVSNNIQIDLVRSGRRQKVSIFEIVVGDIVCLKIGDQVPADGLFVDGHSLRVDESSMTGESDHVEISKHHHPFLFSGTKVADGYAKMLVTSVGMNTTWGQMMSSISNDNDEETPLQTRLNKLTSSIGKGGLAVAFLVLVVLLIRYFTGNTETDNGVREFNGRKTSFDEVMNAVIGIISDAVTIVVVAIPEGLPLAVTLTLAYSMKKMMADQAMVRKLSACETMGSATTICTDKTGTLTLNQMKVTKFWLGLEPLEEGAYLNVDPFVLQLIKEGVAHNTTGSVHESKSDSDSKFEFSGSPTEKAILSWAVLELNMEMETLTKSCSIFQVETFNSKKKRSGVLLRRNVDNKMNAHWKGAAEMVLRMCSKYYDAYGIVKHLDNETMSKFESIIQGMAASSLRCIAFAYAEVEVQELGDEGENSKIVVKDNGLTLLGLVGIKDPCRPGVKTAVEACQHAGVNVKMITGDNIFTAKAIAFECGILRANQDTDETVIEGEQFRNFTHEERLEKVEKICVMARSSPFDKLLMVQCLKEKGHVVAVTGDGTNDAPALKEADIGLSMGIQGTEVAKESSDIVILDDNFASIVTVLNWGRCVYNNIQKFIQFQLTVNVAALVINFVAAVSAGEVPLTAVQLLWVNLIMDTLGALALATEKPTKELMDQKPVGRTKPLITNIMWRNLLSQAFYQIVILLTLQFKGEAIFGVTSKVNDTLIFNTFVLCQVFNEFNARKLEKKNVFEGIFRSKLFMGIVGVTLVLQVVMVEFLKKFADTERLNWREWIICIGLASASWPIGFVVKLIPVSDKPLLDFLSLKKRL, encoded by the exons ATGACATTGACCTTGTTCACTAACACCTATACAACACACAACCAAAAAAGATGGCACAATGCTTTCATCACAATCTATTGCTCTAGAGCTTTCAACAAACCTAAAATCACACCTATACCAACTTTCACTGTCCTTGATATCAACTCACCTCACTCTTTCACCATTGATCAACAAACTCTTATTCATCttgtcaaagacaaaaatattgaAACCCTTCATGCACATGCTGGAGGACTTGAAGGTATTGCTTCATCTCTTCAAACCAATACCGAGTTTGGTATCAACCATGATTCTGAGGACATTGCAATCAGAAAACAAGTGTTTGGTTCCAACACATATAAAAAACCACCTTCTAAAAGTTTCATTCATTTTGTTCTTGAAGCATTTAAGGATGTCACAATTCTAATCCTTTTGGTTTGTGCTTCTCTTTCACTTGGCTTTGGCATCAAGGAACATGGAATCAAAGAAGGTTGGTATGATGGTGGTAGCATTTTTCTAGCTGTTTTCATTGTTATTTCAATGTCATCCATAAGTaacttcaaacaaaacaaacaatttgATAAATTGTCTCAAGTTAGCAATAATATTCAAATTGACTTGGTTCGAAGTGGTCGCAGACAAAAGGTATCAATCTTTGAGATTGTTGTTGGTGATATTGTTTGTTTGAAGATCGGTGATCAAGTACCGGCCGATGGATTGTTCGTAGATGGACATTCACTCAGAGTTGATGAATCCAGTATGACTGGTGAAAGCGATCATGTAGAGATTAGTAAACACCATCATCCTTTTTTGTTTTCCGGAACAAAGGTTGCTGACGGATATGCCAAAATGCTAGTTACATCGGTCGGCATGAACACAACATGGGGACaaatgatgtcttctataagcaATGACAATGATGAAGAAACACCTTTGCAGACAAGGTTGAATAAGCTAACATCATCTATTGGAAAGGGAGGTTTGGCTGTGGCGTTTTTAGTTCTTGTTGTATTGCTCATTCGATATTTCACCGGGAACACAGAGACTGATAACGGAGTTCGAGAATTCAACGGAAGAAAGACTAGTTTTGATGAAGTGATGAATGCAGTGATTGGAATTATTTCGGATGCTGTtactattgttgttgttgctatccCGGAGGGTTTGCCATTAGCTGTGACTTTGACTCTTGCTTACTCAATGAAGAAAATGATGGCTGATCAAGCTATGGTCAGAAAACTTTCTGCATGTGAGACTATGGGATCTGCTACTACTATTTGCACTGATAAAACAG GTACACTCACTTTGAATCAAATGAAGGTGACCAAATTTTGGCTTGGTCTAGAACCATTGGAAGAGGGTGCATATTTAAATGTTGATCCATTTGTTCTTCAATTGATCAAAGAAGGAGTTGCTCATAATACAACTGGTAGTGTTCATGAATCTAAATCAGACTCTGATTCAAAATTTGAGTTTTCTGGTAGTCCAACAGAAAAGGCAATATTATCTTGGGCTGTTTTGGAATTGAATATGGAGATGGAAACTTTGACAAAAAGTTGTTCTATTTTTCAAGTTGAGACTTTCAACTCAAAGAAGAAAAGAAGTGGAGTTTTGTTGAGAAGAAATGTTGACAACAAAATGAATGCACATTGGAAAGGAGCAGCAGAGATGGTTCTAAGAATGTGTTCAAAATACTATGATGCTTATGGTATTGTGAAACATCTTGATAACGAAACTATGTCGAAATTTGAAAGCATTATTCAAGGTATGGCAGCTAGTAGTCTTCGTTGTATCGCTTTCGCATATGCTGAAGTTGAAGTTCAAGAGCTAGGAGATGAAGGAGAAAACAGCAAGATAGTGGTAAAAGACAATGGTTTAACATTGCTAGGACTTGTTGGTATTAAGGATCCGTGTCGTCCGGGGGTGAAGACCGCAGTGGAAGCTTGCCAACATGCTGGTGTGAATGTCAAAATGATTACAG GTGACAATATTTTCACTGCAAAAGCTATAGCATTTGAATGCGGGATTCTTCGAGCTAATCAAGACACAGATGAAACCGTGATTGAAGGGGAACAATTTCGCAACTTCACGCATGAAGAAAGGTTAGAGAAAGTTGAAAAAATCTGTGTGATGGCAAGATCATCTCCATTTGACAAACTTCTAATGGTTCAATGCCTAAAAGAAAAAGGGCATGTAGTTGCTGTAACAGGAGACGGTACAAATGATGCACCAGCATTGAAAGAAGCTGATATTGGACTTTCAATGGGAATTCAAGGTACAGAAGTTGCAAAAGAGAGTTCAGATATTGTTATATTAGATGACAATTTTGCATCTATAGTAACAGTTTTGAATTGGGGAAGATGTGTTTACAACAACATCCAAAAATTCATTCAATTTCAATTAACAGTGAATGTAGCTGCACTTGTTATCAATTTTGTAGCAGCAGTTTCAGCAGGTGAAGTTCCATTAACAGCAGTTCAATTATTATGGGTCAATTTGATTATGGATACATTAGGTGCTTTGGCTCTTGCAACTGAAAAACCAACTAAGGAATTAATGGATCAAAAACCTGTTGGTAGAACAAAGCCTCTTATTACCAACATTATGTGGAGGAATCTTCTGTCACAAGCTTTCTACCAAATAGTAATTTTGCTGACCCTTCAGTTCAAAGGGGAGGCTATTTTTGGGGTGACATCAAAGGTGAATGACACATTGATTTTCAATACATTTGTTCTTTGTCAAGTGTTTAATGAGTTCAATGCAAGGAAGTTGGAgaagaagaatgtttttgaaggGATATTTAGAAGCAAATTGTTTATGGGAATTGTTGGTGTGACATTGGTGCTTCAAGTAGTGATGGTTGAGTTTTTGAAGAAATTTGCTGATACAGAAAGGTTGAATTGGAGAGAATGGATTATCTGTATTGGTCTTGCTTCTGCTTCTTGGCCAATTGGTTTTGTGGTGAAGTTGATTCCTGTCTCTGATAAACCACTACTCGATTTTCTCAGTTTGAAGAAGAGATTATGA
- the LOC131638499 gene encoding uncharacterized protein LOC131638499: protein MINRIAIAVVVILIGWAYMAIKPPPPKICGSINGPLVTSPRVKLNDGRHLAYREFGFPKEEARYKIIVVHGYANSKDTHLPVSQELINDLGIYFLYFDRAGYSESDPYPSRSVKSEAYDIQELADKLQIGNKFYIIGMSIGAYPVWSCLKYIPHRLLGAALVVPFVNYWWPSFPVNLSTEAFQTLPQPDQWTFRVAHYTPWLFYWWMTQNWFTSLSFTNAEMFPPDDVEILKSLSEAPSTGQEKITQQGEYESLYRDIIAGFGKWEFGPTEIRNPFSENDGSVHIWQGLKDKMIPYTLNRYISQKLSWIHYHELPEGGHLFIFKSNQCESIIRALILS from the exons ATGATTAATCGGATAGCAATAGCAGTGGTGGTGATTCTCATAGGATGGGCTTATATGGCCATAAAGCCTCCTCCACCAAAAATATGTGGATCCATTAACGGTCCTCTGGTTACTTCACCTAGAGTGAAACTCAATGATGGGAGACATTTGGCATACCGGGAGTTTGGTTTTCCAAAGGAAGAAGCTAGGTACAAGATCATTGTCGTTCATGGATATGCCAATTCCAAAGATACTCATTTGCCAGTTTCTCAA GAACTTATTAATGATCTTGGGATATATTTCCTCTACTTCGACAGAGCAGGTTATAGTGAGAGTGATCCATATCCGTCACGTTCAGTGAAGAGTGAAGCATATGATATTCAAGAACTAGCAGATAAATTGCAGATTGGGAATAAATTCTATATCATTGGAATGTCAATAGGAGCTTATCCGGTTTGGAGCTGCTTAAAATATATTCCACACAG ATTATTGGGAGCAGCTTTGGTAGTCCCATTTGTAAATTATTGGTGGCCTTCTTTTCCTGTTAATCTATCAACAGAGGCATTTCAAACGCTCCCTCAACCAGACCAATGGACATTTCGAGTTGCACATTACACCCCTTGGTTATTCTATTGGTGGATGACTCAAAATTGGTTCACTTCATTGAGTTTCACAAATGCTGAAATGTTCCCTCCGGATGATGTTGAGATCCTTAAAAGCCTCTCAGAAGCCCCAAGCACTGGCCAG GAGAAAATAACTCAGCAAGGAGAGTATGAGTCGTTATACCGCGACATAATTGCTGGTTTTGGAAAGTGGGAGTTTGGCCCAACAGAGATAAGAAATCCATTTTCTGAGAATGATGGTTCAGTTCACATTTGGCAAGGCCTTAAAGATAAGATGATTCCCTATACACTGAACCGCTACATCTCACAGAAACTTTCCTGGATTCATTATCATGAGCTTCCTGAAGGAggtcatttatttatatttaagagTAATCAATGTGAGTCCATAATTAGAGCACTTATATTATCATAA